A stretch of the Actinotalea sp. JY-7876 genome encodes the following:
- a CDS encoding resuscitation-promoting factor: MTRLDLRRRLARAERAPQPLPTDAAADDTQQLSPSEPPRRNRRRVLAVATVASALVLGGGAVAVADAHKSVTLDVNGELVEVATFSGTVAAVLEAEGITVGERDLVAPAVDTEPRDGGEIVVRHARQVTVLTDGVEETVWTTALQADEALASLEARGQDVRLVASRSAAAGRAQLPVRIDGPAAVVVDGRTEQVAQASDLESLLTELDVTVGELDRVHVTSPAEGPLTVTVQRVVAEEQVTLTEVPFESVVEQSADLFVGQTRTAQAGAPGERTTVHRVVLVDGVEESRMLLSDAVTRLPVTEVVRQGTKERPVVAPRAAAAPAGGGGAAPAGDVWAALAQCESGGNPTIVSRNGLYHGLYQFSVGTWQSVGGSGLPSQASAQEQTERAMALQARSGWGQWPACSSKLGLR; this comes from the coding sequence GTGACCCGTCTCGACCTCCGCCGCCGCCTCGCCCGGGCCGAGCGCGCCCCGCAGCCCCTGCCGACCGACGCCGCTGCTGACGACACGCAGCAGCTGTCGCCCTCCGAGCCCCCGCGGCGGAACCGTCGCCGGGTCCTCGCCGTCGCCACCGTGGCCTCGGCCCTCGTCCTGGGGGGTGGAGCGGTCGCCGTCGCCGACGCGCACAAGAGCGTCACGCTCGACGTGAACGGAGAGCTGGTCGAGGTCGCCACGTTCTCCGGCACCGTGGCCGCGGTGCTCGAGGCCGAGGGGATCACCGTCGGCGAGCGCGACCTCGTCGCGCCCGCCGTCGACACCGAGCCCCGCGACGGCGGTGAGATCGTCGTGCGCCACGCCCGTCAGGTCACGGTGCTGACCGACGGCGTCGAGGAGACGGTGTGGACCACGGCGCTGCAGGCCGACGAGGCCCTCGCGTCGCTCGAGGCGCGCGGTCAGGACGTCCGCCTGGTCGCGTCGCGGTCGGCGGCCGCGGGCCGCGCCCAGCTCCCCGTGCGGATCGACGGCCCGGCCGCGGTGGTCGTGGACGGCCGGACCGAGCAGGTGGCGCAGGCGAGCGACCTCGAGTCGCTGCTGACCGAGCTCGACGTCACGGTCGGCGAGCTGGACCGGGTCCACGTCACGAGCCCCGCGGAGGGGCCGCTGACCGTCACGGTCCAGCGCGTCGTCGCCGAGGAGCAGGTCACCCTCACGGAGGTGCCCTTCGAGAGCGTCGTCGAGCAGTCGGCGGACCTCTTCGTGGGCCAGACCCGTACCGCCCAGGCGGGTGCGCCCGGCGAGCGGACGACGGTGCACCGCGTGGTCCTCGTGGACGGCGTCGAGGAGTCGCGGATGCTGCTGAGCGACGCCGTCACGCGGCTCCCGGTGACCGAGGTCGTCCGGCAGGGCACCAAGGAGCGCCCGGTGGTCGCCCCGCGGGCCGCGGCCGCACCGGCCGGCGGCGGTGGCGCCGCGCCCGCCGGTGACGTCTGGGCCGCGCTGGCCCAGTGCGAGTCCGGCGGCAACCCGACGATCGTCTCGCGGAACGGGCTCTACCACGGCCTGTACCAGTTCTCGGTCGGGACGTGGCAGTCGGTCGGCGGCTCCGGGCTGCCCTCGCAGGCCTCGGCGCAGGAGCAGACCGAGCGCGCGATGGCCCTGCAGGCCCGGTCGGGCTGGGGCCAGTGGCCCGCCTGCTCGTCCAAGCTCGGCCTGCGCTGA